A single Campylobacter concisus DNA region contains:
- a CDS encoding D-alanine--D-alanine ligase: MNLGVVFGAKSYEHEISIVSAIVLKNVLKQELKFIFCDTNRDFYLIEQKDMRANFFSSGKYKNSKKLILSKGGFFIHSLFGDKKVECDVIVNLIHGMDGEDGKIAALFDFYGIKYIGPRLEASALSYNKELTKFLAQKAGVKMLDYEMLTRESQPKFHYPIILKPARLGSSIGVNIVHDASELAYAKDVAFEFDKDVLVEPFIKGVKEYNLAGCKIDGKIKFSIIEEPKKKEFLDYEQKYLSFSNENKVKEAEISEELKQKLKFNFSKIYDCGFDGAIIRCDFFVIDDEVYLNEINPNPGSLANYLFEDFESTLNALANSLPRERNIKIDYSFINSITSVKGRGKI, from the coding sequence ATGAATTTAGGTGTGGTATTTGGAGCAAAGAGCTATGAACATGAGATAAGCATAGTTAGTGCGATAGTTTTAAAAAATGTCCTAAAACAAGAGCTAAAATTTATATTTTGCGACACAAATAGAGATTTTTATCTTATTGAGCAAAAAGATATGAGAGCAAATTTCTTTAGCTCTGGTAAATACAAAAATTCAAAAAAGCTCATTTTGTCTAAGGGTGGATTTTTCATACACTCTCTCTTTGGCGATAAAAAAGTAGAGTGCGATGTTATTGTAAATTTGATCCACGGCATGGACGGTGAAGATGGCAAGATAGCGGCACTTTTTGACTTTTACGGCATAAAATATATAGGTCCAAGGCTTGAAGCAAGCGCACTTAGCTACAACAAAGAGCTTACTAAATTTCTAGCGCAAAAAGCTGGTGTAAAGATGCTTGATTATGAGATGCTAACTCGTGAGAGCCAGCCAAAATTTCACTATCCTATTATCTTAAAGCCAGCAAGACTTGGAAGTAGCATCGGCGTAAATATAGTGCATGACGCCAGCGAACTAGCTTATGCAAAAGACGTAGCATTTGAGTTTGACAAGGATGTGCTTGTCGAGCCTTTTATAAAGGGAGTAAAAGAGTACAACCTTGCAGGCTGTAAGATAGATGGAAAGATAAAATTTTCTATCATCGAAGAGCCAAAAAAGAAAGAATTTCTTGACTACGAGCAAAAATATCTTAGCTTTTCAAATGAAAACAAGGTAAAAGAGGCTGAAATTTCTGAAGAGCTAAAGCAAAAGCTTAAATTTAACTTTTCAAAAATTTATGATTGTGGATTTGACGGAGCGATCATTAGATGCGACTTTTTTGTGATAGATGATGAGGTCTATCTAAATGAGATAAATCCAAATCCAGGAAGCCTTGCAAACTATCTATTTGAGGATTTTGAGAGTACTTTAAATGCTCTTGCAAACTCACTTCCAAGAGAGCGTAATATAAAGATCGATTATAGCTTCATAAACTCGATCACTTCAGTAAAAGGTCGCGGGAAAATTTAG
- a CDS encoding alpha/beta fold hydrolase, translating to MASRAVKYGSDEYEISYEVVNPKCKKIVLFLHGWGANKEIMKKAFGSYLSELCHVYIDMPGFGKSSITDPLKTSDYAKIVENFCDELGIKPDIIVGHSFGGKVATLLKPPHLVLLSSAGIVVKKPFIVRAKITIFKIFKLFGFGKFYKLFATKDVSGMSRVMYETLKNVVDEDFTKHFASFSGKALIFWGENDKATPITSGESIHKLIKNSSFFPLSGDHFFFLLHAKFISDEIEKGINFEPNEAKNVVLDDESGIEEIR from the coding sequence ATGGCGAGTAGGGCGGTAAAATACGGCTCAGACGAGTATGAGATCAGCTACGAAGTAGTAAATCCAAAATGTAAAAAAATAGTGCTTTTCTTGCACGGCTGGGGCGCTAATAAAGAGATAATGAAAAAAGCTTTTGGCTCATATTTGAGCGAGCTGTGCCACGTTTATATCGATATGCCAGGCTTTGGTAAAAGCTCAATTACTGATCCTTTAAAAACAAGCGATTATGCAAAAATTGTTGAAAATTTCTGTGATGAGCTTGGCATAAAGCCAGATATCATCGTAGGTCATAGCTTTGGTGGCAAGGTCGCAACGCTTCTAAAACCGCCACATCTTGTGCTTTTAAGCTCAGCCGGTATAGTTGTTAAAAAGCCATTTATCGTGCGCGCAAAGATCACTATTTTTAAAATTTTTAAGCTTTTTGGATTTGGAAAATTTTATAAACTCTTTGCCACAAAAGATGTAAGCGGTATGAGTAGAGTGATGTATGAGACCCTAAAAAACGTCGTTGATGAGGATTTTACAAAGCATTTTGCCAGCTTTAGTGGCAAAGCTTTGATATTTTGGGGCGAAAATGATAAGGCAACGCCCATAACAAGCGGGGAGAGTATACATAAGCTCATAAAAAATAGTTCATTTTTTCCGCTTAGTGGTGATCATTTTTTCTTTTTACTTCACGCTAAATTTATAAGTGACGAGATAGAAAAAGGGATAAATTTTGAGCCAAATGAAGCAAAAAATGTTGTACTTGACGATGAGAGCGGTATTGAGGAGATAAGATGA
- a CDS encoding type II toxin-antitoxin system Phd/YefM family antitoxin, with protein sequence MVTFTKDEIYTATEVVRNFSSVLSRVGASELKRAVIVKNNKFEAVLLNMEEYERLCEAVSVLESIYTAKKRENDGE encoded by the coding sequence ATGGTAACTTTTACAAAAGATGAAATTTATACGGCAACTGAGGTGGTTAGAAATTTTAGCTCTGTCCTTTCTCGTGTGGGAGCTAGCGAGCTAAAGCGCGCTGTCATCGTTAAAAATAATAAATTTGAAGCGGTGCTTTTAAATATGGAAGAGTATGAGCGCCTTTGCGAAGCAGTGAGCGTGCTTGAGAGTATTTATACTGCAAAAAAAAGAGAGAACGATGGCGAGTAG